A part of Drosophila bipectinata strain 14024-0381.07 chromosome 3L, DbipHiC1v2, whole genome shotgun sequence genomic DNA contains:
- the LOC108133865 gene encoding uncharacterized protein: MFAEAAISTANINGVSEKRSLTGASVNMKKLLKSFKRIFKNSKSQSGEKQIVELLYHTCHTEEEHQNWLNEQLEAKQISLRL, encoded by the coding sequence ATGTTCGCCGAAGCAGCTATCTCCACCGCCAACATCAACGGAGTGTCTGAGAAACGATCTCTCACTGGCGCCTCCGTCAACATGAAGAAGCTGCTGAAGTCCTTCAAGAGGATCTTCAAGAACTCCAAGTCGCAGAGTGGAGAGAAGCAAATCGTCGAGCTGCTCTACCATACTTGCCACACCGAGGAGGAGCACCAGAATTGGCTCAACGAGCAACTCGAGGCCAAGCAAATCAGCCTCCGCCTCTGA